In the genome of Streptomyces sp. Q6, the window CTCCAGGGCGAGGACGTCCGCGCCGGAGGCGGCCAGCGCGCGTGCGGTGCCGATCGGGTCGGGGTTCTCGGCGCCCACGTTGTGGCTGACCACGGTCAGGTCGCCGCCCGCGTGGGAGGACGTGCCGAGCAGCCCGCCGAAGAGGCTCAGCCAGGCCACGACGGGGAGCAGCAGCGCGACGACCGCGGTGGCCGAGCGCCGCCACAGCGCCGCCGCCAGAAGCACGGGGACGAACAGACCGAACCAGGGCAGGAACGTCTCCACGAGACTGCCGAGGTTCTTGAACCCGTTCGGGATCCGCGCGTGCGACAGCATCACCAGGCCCAGCAGCAGCGCGAACGCGGCGAGGACCCGGCCCCGCCGCCAGGGGCCCGGCCGGGACAGGGCGTGCAGCGCCCGGCGAGGGCGCGACGGCCCGGCACCGTCTTCTTCGGTCCGGGCCGGATCGGCGTCCCGCACCGTCGTCCGGTCTTGTTCACTCGTGGTCACTGTCGCATCCTCGGATCCTGCGTGGGGTCGGCGTACATGGTCGGGCATCCCTGGTCGCTCGCCTCGGCGCGCAGTTCGTAGTGCCACGGTTCGTTCCGGTAGATCTGGCACAGCCCGTAGGCGGCGCCGTGCGCGGACAGCCATGCCGTCGCGTCGGACTTCCCCAGGTCGACGGCGTCCCCCGAGACATGGGGCGAGGTCGCCGCGGTGGCCACCCAGCGGGCGGCCTCCTCCGCGGAGCCGTACTTCGCGACGGCCTCGTCGAGCAGGTGATCCTGGTACTCGGGCGAGCGCCAGCCGCTGTTGACGTAGAACTCCACGCCGCGGCTCCCGGCGTCGGCCGCCGCCCGGCGCACCGCCGCGAGCAGGGCGGGATCGAGGTGCGCCACCGCCGGGACCGTATCGTCGAAGACCGTCACGCCGTCGGGCACGACACCGTCCGCCACGCTCGGCGGCCCCCGGTGCTCGGGCCGCGTGGACTCCATGGGCGACGGAGCCGAGGAGGCGGAGGACGACGGCGAGGGCGCGGTGGCACGCGTCGGCGGAGAGGCGCGGGTGGACGTGTCGGGCGAGGCCGGCCACTGCTGGCCGAGCACCACGGCGATCGCCGCCGTGACGCCTGTCAGGCCGAGCACGAGGCGGCGCGTGCGACGCGTCGGCGTCCGTGCCGAGAGAGGGGTTCGAGCCATACCGGCAGTCAAGGCGGCGCGGTGTTGTGGGCCCGTATGCGGATTTCGATACGCCGACGATATGCGGCCGCTCTTAGCATCGGGAGCATGCGTGTGCTGATCGTCGAGGACGAGCTCTATATGGCGGAGGCGATCCGCGACGGCCTGCGGCTGGAGGCCATCGCGGCCGACATCGCGGGCGACGGCGACACCGCGCTGGAGCTCCTGAGCGTCAATACGTACGACATCGCCGTCCTCGAC includes:
- a CDS encoding M15 family metallopeptidase, whose amino-acid sequence is MARTPLSARTPTRRTRRLVLGLTGVTAAIAVVLGQQWPASPDTSTRASPPTRATAPSPSSSASSAPSPMESTRPEHRGPPSVADGVVPDGVTVFDDTVPAVAHLDPALLAAVRRAAADAGSRGVEFYVNSGWRSPEYQDHLLDEAVAKYGSAEEAARWVATAATSPHVSGDAVDLGKSDATAWLSAHGAAYGLCQIYRNEPWHYELRAEASDQGCPTMYADPTQDPRMRQ